One Vibrio pomeroyi genomic region harbors:
- a CDS encoding DUF1840 domain-containing protein, producing MLITFSCKAHASVTMFGEIGLQFIKMLGHSGTIPGAIDASEVPQALNNLRAALEVEQKQSVEQNDADDDNEDEVIEAPVNIGSRAFPLVELLKAAIKEECEVMWEDGSGKRL from the coding sequence ATGTTAATTACGTTTAGTTGCAAGGCTCATGCTAGCGTCACCATGTTTGGTGAGATCGGTCTTCAGTTCATCAAAATGCTTGGACATAGTGGCACTATCCCTGGTGCCATTGATGCTTCAGAGGTGCCTCAAGCTCTAAATAATTTACGCGCTGCGCTTGAGGTCGAACAAAAGCAATCAGTAGAGCAGAACGATGCAGACGACGATAACGAAGATGAAGTTATTGAAGCGCCAGTGAATATCGGTAGCCGTGCATTTCCGCTGGTAGAGTTGTTAAAAGCAGCCATCAAAGAAGAGTGTGAAGTGATGTGGGAAGACGGCAGCGGTAAGCGTTTGTAA
- a CDS encoding GGDEF domain-containing protein — protein MADIRSTRKQKIVYSFSLTAAALFIFYTWAYFQGQHYTLSVFELCFAIIAISNAFYVRKVINPDYSELILSGVLLVQGVILFLYSHAIPDRILWLYPILAAVIFINDFRIGIIFSTSFCLFISTLITALPNNFSLPFNSTHRFVLSLFTMSLVCHTSAYYYTKAVSYIQRLYKEGIEDLAYRDQLTGLANRWSFERWAVEKLATVDSKRSLTALVFLDIDDFKAINDSYGHDVGDSVLQHFANRLSNNIRTRDRKSHEYDYSIARFAGDEFVLMLYDIPTRKDLDGILDRICGLFESGCQTNERIKELTLSVGVSLYPQDATELHELTRCADKAMYVAKHSGKNRYAYYHDNPVSTLIEELPTNLPCSESGSSELEECLETKVEGNNVTLLKTRKR, from the coding sequence ATGGCGGACATACGATCCACCCGAAAACAGAAAATTGTCTACTCCTTTTCACTGACTGCCGCGGCACTATTCATTTTCTACACGTGGGCTTACTTTCAGGGCCAGCATTACACCTTGTCGGTTTTTGAGCTGTGTTTTGCGATTATCGCTATCTCGAATGCCTTTTACGTCAGAAAGGTTATAAACCCTGACTACTCGGAACTGATTCTAAGTGGTGTACTGCTCGTTCAGGGTGTGATTCTATTCTTGTACAGCCACGCCATTCCCGATCGAATCCTTTGGCTCTACCCTATTCTGGCGGCGGTGATTTTTATCAACGACTTCCGAATAGGCATCATCTTTAGCACATCGTTTTGCCTGTTTATCAGTACGCTGATTACCGCGTTGCCTAACAACTTCTCTCTGCCTTTTAATAGCACTCATCGCTTCGTTCTCAGTCTATTTACCATGAGTTTGGTGTGTCACACCTCGGCTTATTACTACACAAAAGCGGTGAGCTATATTCAACGTTTGTACAAAGAAGGCATTGAAGATTTAGCCTACCGAGATCAGCTGACAGGGTTAGCAAACCGTTGGAGCTTTGAACGCTGGGCTGTAGAAAAGCTTGCAACCGTCGATAGTAAGCGATCACTTACCGCACTGGTCTTTTTGGACATCGATGACTTTAAAGCCATTAACGATAGCTATGGGCACGATGTGGGCGACAGCGTTTTACAGCATTTTGCCAACCGCTTGAGCAACAATATTCGAACCCGAGATAGAAAGAGTCACGAATACGACTATTCAATTGCGCGCTTTGCCGGGGATGAGTTCGTTCTGATGCTCTACGATATTCCAACTCGAAAGGACCTCGACGGTATTCTCGATAGAATATGTGGCTTATTTGAGAGCGGTTGCCAGACAAACGAAAGAATCAAAGAACTGACACTCAGTGTTGGTGTGTCTTTGTACCCACAAGATGCGACAGAATTACATGAGTTAACAAGGTGTGCCGACAAAGCAATGTACGTTGCCAAACATTCTGGGAAGAACCGATATGCTTATTATCACGACAACCCAGTATCGACATTGATAGAAGAATTACCGACGAATTTACCTTGTTCAGAATCGGGGTCTTCTGAACTTGAAGAGTGTCTTGAAACGAAAGTGGAAGGGAACAATGTAACGCTGTTAAAAACACGTAAACGTTAG